In a single window of the Leptospira sanjuanensis genome:
- a CDS encoding alpha-glucosidase, producing the protein MFLRRAFLCLLSAGLSVCSGPFSNYTKITLPVEQKFTFGKYFQAVQRENVLEIRSNAGIFLELSLTKPFLSAAKGTQEVKSKFATYHIKDRIGHRCDSQSIESIVASTADLKISGNLEGAGCASRYEVVFTPLDETSLYFQVGITDSTLNRTYLRIGSEETENIFGLGEQFSHFNLKGKTPFLLTEEQGIGRGDQPITAGANLTAGAGGNEYSTYTPIPFFLTSKNRSVYFENSSYSSFDFSKPEEISVEFRENGLRGTIWKEASPVKLVQKFTAKTGRAPELPDWAYGTWLGVQGGKDVVLKHIESAKTAGNPITALWIQDWVGRRKTTFGSQLWWRWIADEKSYPEFRKFCADLNAQGIHVLGYLNPFLANEGPLYEEAVKKGYLVKDKSGKNYEIQTAGFPAYLLDLTNPQAVDWIQGIIQKNLIGAGLSGWMADFGEWLPLDAELHSGISAEVYHNVYPVEWARINREAIRKAGKEGKVVFFTRAGYSQSMKHSTLFWEGDQMVSWGEHDGIVSALTGLLSGGISGISLNHSDIGGYTTINNPIRDYHRSKELFLRWAELNVFSPVFRTHEGNRPEKNHQPYTDEETIREFARYGKMHLALKEYLRSLVKEASATGLPVVRPLYLHYPDDIRTHTIQREFLLGEDLLVLPVLDKGESSVDGYLPEGEWEHVWTGKSYSGKTTVSVEAPLGEPAVFLKKNGTWYGKLKASLLPLKR; encoded by the coding sequence ATGTTCTTAAGAAGGGCTTTTTTATGTTTACTCAGCGCCGGACTTTCCGTTTGTTCCGGTCCGTTTTCCAATTATACAAAAATCACCCTTCCTGTTGAACAAAAGTTCACGTTCGGCAAATACTTTCAAGCGGTTCAAAGGGAGAATGTCCTGGAGATCCGCTCGAACGCGGGGATCTTTCTCGAACTTTCCCTGACAAAACCGTTTTTATCTGCGGCAAAAGGCACTCAGGAAGTAAAATCCAAATTCGCGACCTATCATATCAAGGATCGGATCGGGCACCGCTGCGATTCTCAGAGTATCGAAAGTATCGTCGCTTCCACGGCCGATCTGAAAATTTCGGGCAATCTCGAAGGGGCGGGCTGCGCGAGCCGTTACGAAGTCGTTTTTACGCCGTTAGACGAAACGTCTTTGTACTTTCAAGTCGGTATAACTGATTCTACATTAAACCGAACTTATCTCCGGATCGGCTCGGAGGAGACGGAGAATATCTTCGGGCTGGGGGAACAATTCTCCCATTTCAATCTCAAAGGAAAAACCCCGTTTTTGTTAACCGAAGAACAGGGAATCGGAAGAGGGGATCAACCGATCACCGCGGGAGCGAACCTGACTGCGGGCGCGGGAGGAAACGAATATTCAACCTATACGCCGATTCCTTTCTTTCTTACCTCCAAAAACAGGTCCGTGTATTTCGAAAATTCTTCCTATTCCAGTTTTGATTTTTCCAAACCGGAAGAAATCTCCGTGGAGTTTCGCGAGAACGGGTTGAGGGGAACGATCTGGAAGGAAGCTTCTCCCGTAAAACTCGTACAGAAGTTCACCGCAAAAACGGGCAGGGCTCCCGAACTTCCGGATTGGGCCTACGGAACCTGGCTCGGAGTCCAAGGCGGAAAGGATGTCGTATTAAAACATATCGAAAGCGCAAAGACGGCGGGAAATCCGATCACCGCTCTTTGGATTCAGGATTGGGTGGGGAGAAGAAAGACCACTTTCGGTTCCCAGCTTTGGTGGAGATGGATCGCGGACGAGAAGTCGTATCCCGAGTTTCGAAAATTCTGCGCCGATCTAAACGCACAAGGAATTCATGTATTAGGATATTTGAATCCGTTTCTCGCCAACGAAGGCCCGCTCTACGAAGAAGCAGTCAAAAAAGGATATCTAGTAAAAGACAAAAGCGGCAAGAACTACGAAATTCAGACCGCGGGTTTTCCCGCCTATTTATTGGATCTCACCAATCCGCAAGCGGTCGATTGGATTCAGGGAATCATACAAAAAAATCTGATCGGTGCGGGTTTGTCGGGTTGGATGGCCGATTTCGGAGAATGGCTTCCTCTCGACGCGGAGTTGCATTCCGGAATTTCAGCCGAGGTTTACCATAACGTATATCCGGTCGAATGGGCGCGCATCAATCGCGAGGCGATTCGCAAAGCGGGCAAAGAAGGAAAGGTCGTCTTCTTTACCAGAGCGGGATACAGCCAATCCATGAAACATTCCACGTTGTTTTGGGAAGGCGATCAGATGGTAAGCTGGGGAGAACACGACGGAATCGTTTCCGCATTGACCGGGTTGTTATCCGGAGGAATCAGCGGAATCTCTCTCAACCACAGCGACATCGGCGGATATACGACGATCAACAATCCGATTCGAGATTATCATCGTTCCAAGGAATTGTTTTTGCGTTGGGCGGAACTCAATGTATTCAGTCCCGTATTTCGGACGCACGAAGGAAACCGTCCGGAAAAAAATCATCAACCCTACACGGACGAGGAAACGATCCGGGAGTTTGCGAGATACGGAAAGATGCATCTTGCTCTGAAAGAATATCTTCGTTCTCTCGTAAAGGAAGCGTCCGCCACCGGACTTCCGGTCGTGCGTCCCTTGTATCTTCATTATCCGGATGACATACGGACTCATACGATTCAAAGGGAATTTTTGTTAGGAGAGGATCTATTGGTTCTTCCCGTTTTGGACAAGGGAGAATCATCCGTGGACGGATATTTGCCCGAAGGAGAATGGGAACACGTTTGGACCGGAAAATCCTATTCCGGAAAAACAACGGTGAGCGTCGAAGCGCCGTTAGGCGAACCGGCCGTATTTTTGAAAAAGAACGGAACTTGGTACGGAAAGTTAAAGGCGTCCTTACTGCCGTTGAAACGGTAA
- a CDS encoding LIC11113 family protein: MIREFRIVRTRIRFFPAALRKTGEWFVWILAGFVLFLGSVGSESEPERTPSEKFTSFVKEFHKRPSESLARSFRARYSSLDVAPCGFEESGRFEKVVYLSYSCKEEKWPGFIYLGAGSEFWKRSSTRISLGEVLQIGKKTYLEIKPSFEDRFPEESAWNWKRYGKKESNPIRPQIVKEPKDNFGLQYFLSVAKHPAKRDLKSGKEIFFDSTCPLIFLKKDADFYWEKAVYYSFQASCISSSPYSYIRVRSDFLGKIRLDDKDTDQIQEGGRYLGKLKIHSIEADKILWQQDAELYNE, encoded by the coding sequence ATGATACGAGAATTCAGAATCGTCCGTACTCGGATTCGTTTTTTTCCGGCGGCCCTCCGCAAGACGGGAGAATGGTTCGTCTGGATTCTCGCGGGTTTCGTTTTATTTTTGGGAAGCGTCGGCTCCGAATCCGAACCGGAACGGACTCCTTCGGAAAAATTCACGTCCTTCGTCAAAGAATTTCACAAACGTCCTTCGGAATCTTTGGCTCGTTCGTTCCGCGCTCGCTATTCTTCTTTGGATGTCGCGCCTTGCGGCTTTGAAGAATCGGGGAGATTCGAGAAGGTAGTCTATCTCTCCTATTCCTGTAAGGAAGAGAAATGGCCGGGCTTTATCTACTTAGGCGCCGGTTCCGAATTTTGGAAACGATCATCGACTCGGATTTCTTTGGGAGAGGTTTTGCAGATCGGAAAAAAAACCTACCTCGAAATCAAACCTTCCTTCGAGGATCGTTTTCCGGAAGAATCCGCTTGGAATTGGAAACGATACGGAAAGAAGGAATCGAATCCGATCCGACCGCAAATCGTGAAAGAACCGAAGGACAATTTCGGTCTTCAGTATTTTTTGAGCGTGGCTAAACACCCGGCCAAACGAGATTTAAAGAGCGGCAAGGAAATCTTTTTCGATTCCACTTGTCCTTTGATCTTCTTGAAAAAGGACGCGGACTTTTATTGGGAAAAGGCAGTGTATTATTCCTTTCAAGCGAGCTGCATTTCCTCTTCTCCCTATTCCTACATCCGTGTTCGTTCCGATTTTTTGGGAAAAATCCGTCTGGATGACAAGGACACGGATCAAATCCAGGAAGGCGGAAGATACCTCGGTAAACTGAAAATCCATTCCATAGAAGCGGATAAAATCCTCTGGCAACAGGATGCGGAACTCTACAATGAATAA
- a CDS encoding sulfurtransferase, protein MSSWNFIKTELNDKDFLIDCRSASGYQESTLKGAYSFPFIKKAFASDPESQKKMTGPLEEILKLVQKDGSARVIAFDEGMGMFASRMVYLLRAAGYQNAFLYGNRWPVEGTALEKGSREMELAPGDKPKKLEGVVDKAFLEKNLTRLQIFDTRTQEEYEGKLPRLTAPEPGSLCGRLPGAFLWDWRILYDGQGNLIEKTQFNKKLRSFPFMPERTTVIYDYNGARSSLLALMLREVGYLDVHTYQGSWFEWRRSSLPKQAVSVYGQAGTGGAAPRVGGSDRK, encoded by the coding sequence TTGTCCAGCTGGAATTTTATAAAAACTGAATTGAATGATAAGGATTTTTTAATCGATTGTCGCTCCGCGTCCGGTTATCAGGAATCTACTCTGAAAGGCGCTTACAGTTTTCCGTTTATCAAAAAAGCGTTCGCATCGGATCCGGAATCGCAAAAAAAAATGACCGGACCTTTGGAAGAAATTTTAAAGCTCGTACAAAAGGACGGATCGGCTCGAGTCATCGCCTTCGACGAAGGAATGGGGATGTTCGCTTCCAGAATGGTTTATCTTTTGAGAGCGGCCGGTTATCAAAACGCGTTTCTCTACGGAAACCGTTGGCCCGTGGAAGGAACCGCGCTGGAAAAAGGTTCCCGAGAGATGGAACTCGCTCCCGGAGATAAACCGAAAAAACTTGAAGGTGTAGTGGACAAGGCTTTCCTCGAAAAGAATTTAACCCGACTTCAAATTTTCGACACGAGAACCCAGGAAGAATACGAAGGAAAACTTCCTAGATTGACCGCGCCGGAGCCCGGATCGTTATGCGGTCGTTTGCCGGGAGCGTTTCTTTGGGACTGGAGAATTCTTTACGACGGCCAGGGAAATCTCATCGAAAAAACGCAGTTTAACAAAAAACTCAGATCCTTTCCGTTTATGCCGGAACGTACGACGGTGATCTACGATTACAACGGCGCAAGATCCTCTTTGCTCGCTCTGATGTTACGCGAAGTCGGTTATCTCGACGTTCATACCTACCAAGGTTCTTGGTTCGAATGGAGAAGATCGAGTCTTCCGAAACAAGCGGTTTCGGTTTACGGACAAGCCGGAACGGGCGGCGCGGCCCCGAGAGTCGGCGGCTCCGATCGCAAATAA